One stretch of Harmonia axyridis chromosome 1, icHarAxyr1.1, whole genome shotgun sequence DNA includes these proteins:
- the LOC123681231 gene encoding glycine-rich cell wall structural protein-like: MEISGYTLQIFCILAALILVVQPAPHHYKGGGGCCGGGGYSGYGGGGAAIAIIKVKKIGGGGYYPSGGGHHGGYPSGGGHHGGGKGWGGGYGGGYGGGGGYGGGGGGGGGGGGGGGFGGGFGFGGGYGHGYGRK; this comes from the exons ATGGAGATTTCTGGATATACTCTCCAG ATTTTCTGCATACTGGCCGCTTTGATCTTAGTGGTCCAACCAGCCCCCCATCATTATAAAGGAGGTGGCGGTTGTTGTGGTGGTGGTGGATACTCAGGATACGGGGGTGGCGGTGCCGCTATAGCAATAATAAAAGTCAAAAAAATTGGAGGCGGTGGATACTACCCTAGCGGAGGTGGACATCACGGTGGATATCCAAGTGGCGGTGGACACCATGGTGGTGGAAAGGGTTGGGGCGGTGGATATGGAGGTGGATACGGTGGTGGCGGTGGATATGGTGGTGGCGGCGGAGGAGGAGGCGGTGGCGGTGGAGGCGGTGGATTCGGAGGCGGTTTCGGATTCGGTGGCGGATATGGTCATGGTTATGGCAGAAAGTGA
- the LOC123688846 gene encoding farnesyl pyrophosphate synthase 1-like isoform X1, protein MLKNSVNILGFAKRLKYTPNNIFPSIGYYSTVSKKKIYNHHDMKFLPQKDMDAFMAYMPKFVEDVTSSEVMLYHPPCNQRMKRFLEYMLPAGKRLRQHVMIFTYKAIEEHHGTFSPEKMQEMYKLCWCLELYNQGNTIMDDIIDDHENRRGKPTWYHMEGTKAAVGDMIVVYTLVKRIMKKYFQHHPKYPQLLETIFPLEIPLSLVLELETKNFDDFTLERCDEISEMKCGYYISVQPLLLTTLLANKEFELNEQAKKIFFYLGYLYHTQNDLLDIYGEDLAGKSGKDIGDNRITYLIAMAQRKASDSQMKRLRNNYGKRDPECIAAVKEIYDELDILGEYYKQEEEYLEKVSEEIQKIPHGFSRTLIEKIAYVQSFGLIGVPPFK, encoded by the exons ATGCTGAAAAATTCTGTTAACATCCTTGGTTTTGCTAAACGTTTGAAATATACACcaaacaatatttttccatcAATAGG GTACTACTCCACCgtttcaaaaaagaaaatttataatCACCATGATATGAAATTTCTTCCACAAAAAGATATGGATGCTTTCATGGCATATATGCCAAAATTCGTGGAAGATGTAACATCTTCAGAAGTTATGTTATATCACCCACCATGTAACCAAAGAATGAAAAGATTTCTGGAATATATGCTTCCTGCAGGAAAACGTCTGCGCCAACATGTAATGATTTTCACATACAAAGCTATTGAGGAACATCATGGGACATTTTCACCGGAAAAGATGCAGGAAATGTACAAATTATGTTGGTGTCTGGAACTG TACAATCAAGGGAACACGATTATGGATGATATTATAGATGATCATGAGAATAGGCGAGGCAAGCCTACTTGGTACCACATGGAAGGAACGAAGGCGGCAGTTGGTGACATGATAGTGGTTTATACCCTTGTAAAAAGAATAATGAAGAAATACTTCCAACATCATCCTAAATACCCTCAATTGCTAGAGACTATTTTCCCACTTGAGATTCCACTTTCTTTAGTTTTAGAACTTGAAACGAAAAATTTCGATGATTTCACGTTGGAGAGATGTGAcgagatttcagaaatgaaatgtgGATATTATATTTCAGTACAGCCTCTTTTGCTCACCACTTTACTCGCTAACAAGGAATTCGAATTGAATGAGCaagcgaaaaaaatatttttctatttgggATATTTATATCATACTCAA AATGATTTGCTCGATATTTATGGAGAAGATTTGGCTGGCAAAAGCGGCAAAGATATTGGAGATAACAGAATTACCTACCTCATAGCAATGGCCCAACGAAAAGCAAGCGACTCCCAAATGAAAAGGCTGAGAAATAATTATGGAAAACGAGATCCAGAATGTATTGCTGCAGTTAAAGAAATATATGATGAACTCGATATTTTAGGAGAATACTATAAGCAGGAAGAAGAGTATTTAGAAAAAGTATCTGAAGAAATCCAGAAGATACCACACGGATTCTCGCGCACTCTGATTGAGAAAATTGCATATGTCCAGAGTTTTGGCTTGATTGGGGTTCCTccattcaaataa
- the LOC123688846 gene encoding farnesyl pyrophosphate synthase 1-like isoform X2 has translation MLKKISDVGLIYARKHVLPSAGYYSTVSKKKIYNHHDMKFLPQKDMDAFMAYMPKFVEDVTSSEVMLYHPPCNQRMKRFLEYMLPAGKRLRQHVMIFTYKAIEEHHGTFSPEKMQEMYKLCWCLELYNQGNTIMDDIIDDHENRRGKPTWYHMEGTKAAVGDMIVVYTLVKRIMKKYFQHHPKYPQLLETIFPLEIPLSLVLELETKNFDDFTLERCDEISEMKCGYYISVQPLLLTTLLANKEFELNEQAKKIFFYLGYLYHTQNDLLDIYGEDLAGKSGKDIGDNRITYLIAMAQRKASDSQMKRLRNNYGKRDPECIAAVKEIYDELDILGEYYKQEEEYLEKVSEEIQKIPHGFSRTLIEKIAYVQSFGLIGVPPFK, from the exons atgttgaaaaaaatcagtgacGTGGGATTGATCTACGCACGAAAACATGTCCTCCCTTCAGCAGG GTACTACTCCACCgtttcaaaaaagaaaatttataatCACCATGATATGAAATTTCTTCCACAAAAAGATATGGATGCTTTCATGGCATATATGCCAAAATTCGTGGAAGATGTAACATCTTCAGAAGTTATGTTATATCACCCACCATGTAACCAAAGAATGAAAAGATTTCTGGAATATATGCTTCCTGCAGGAAAACGTCTGCGCCAACATGTAATGATTTTCACATACAAAGCTATTGAGGAACATCATGGGACATTTTCACCGGAAAAGATGCAGGAAATGTACAAATTATGTTGGTGTCTGGAACTG TACAATCAAGGGAACACGATTATGGATGATATTATAGATGATCATGAGAATAGGCGAGGCAAGCCTACTTGGTACCACATGGAAGGAACGAAGGCGGCAGTTGGTGACATGATAGTGGTTTATACCCTTGTAAAAAGAATAATGAAGAAATACTTCCAACATCATCCTAAATACCCTCAATTGCTAGAGACTATTTTCCCACTTGAGATTCCACTTTCTTTAGTTTTAGAACTTGAAACGAAAAATTTCGATGATTTCACGTTGGAGAGATGTGAcgagatttcagaaatgaaatgtgGATATTATATTTCAGTACAGCCTCTTTTGCTCACCACTTTACTCGCTAACAAGGAATTCGAATTGAATGAGCaagcgaaaaaaatatttttctatttgggATATTTATATCATACTCAA AATGATTTGCTCGATATTTATGGAGAAGATTTGGCTGGCAAAAGCGGCAAAGATATTGGAGATAACAGAATTACCTACCTCATAGCAATGGCCCAACGAAAAGCAAGCGACTCCCAAATGAAAAGGCTGAGAAATAATTATGGAAAACGAGATCCAGAATGTATTGCTGCAGTTAAAGAAATATATGATGAACTCGATATTTTAGGAGAATACTATAAGCAGGAAGAAGAGTATTTAGAAAAAGTATCTGAAGAAATCCAGAAGATACCACACGGATTCTCGCGCACTCTGATTGAGAAAATTGCATATGTCCAGAGTTTTGGCTTGATTGGGGTTCCTccattcaaataa
- the LOC123686450 gene encoding uncharacterized protein LOC123686450, with product MNKIFGVAFVVLVINGAFSFSPQYELQTIIALDRDYVPIPYRSQISGWRNNQYLQPPITTTTSEKPNTETSETTPKPKGWKRGSGTYRRDYPYGYGNKYGKGWKLRTSRYYR from the exons ATGAACAAG atatttggaGTTGCTTTTGTAGTTCTAGTCATCAATGGagctttttcattttctccaCAATATGAACTACAAACAATAATCGCTTTGGATAGAGATTACGTCCCAATTCCTTACCGATCTCAGATAAGTGGTTGGAGAaacaatcaatatcttcaaCCACCCATAACCACTACAACTTCAGAAAAACCAAACACGGAAACGTCGGAAACCACACCCAAACCAAAAGGATGGAAGAGAGGATCAGGCACTTACAGAAGAGATTATCCATATGGATATGGTAACAAGTATGGCAAAGGATGGAAATTGAGGACCAGCCGGTATTACCGATAA